The following are from one region of the Rhizobium sullae genome:
- a CDS encoding phage tail tape measure protein — translation MADFDVSIRARLKNDVKREGKELERDLKGINQAIKQLDRAGGSNNLGASVEKAGRAANRSTQAVRNLDREARKLNTVNTNAAEREIDALGKASQRAKRDVESLHRSSRNLNQISASKLDGIQRSTGILNGTMGRLAGSAGSAFGALLAFASVDNIVRGMERLGEQARKLDREVASVAVTAEMRTPEAIARIGKSNEGLSIRYGIDQSQVNDARKAYAAAGFGVDQQEAILDPSLKAAKAGDSTGETIAAAIVAAQQALGVKNAEVPAALDMMAKGSKLGSFEVDAMAKNFPALATMYGGTGRQGLQGWAELIAAAQIVRMGAGDQTTAATNLQNIISKLSSPDTVKNFDEKGVSLEKLKAKSIKNGTPYLMDLVDKVMSLSGGDEFVIGELFGDMQAKAALAPLINNREKYNEFLKQIIGQSQGTVDADYDFLRNRPQEKADRRGAALTATGDKIGSAYNSVTDPLRDAAVRAVNPNYAVQEDDYRRSQLRKLGPLELGRQIGTAKGQLSALPSEMFDAVVPSLALTRGATNRRLKELQDSMSALDGGSSLEARDERAAAGPSGLQRFLFGRAVEPGFNVKDHLGIDLRPQAESSMQGYNEALSAEGDKAIAIARDKAAAIRDSLNFTATPTIAPTFLPPASAPAATSAPKDKQSSLVPTSGGTVKVAQYFPGGNPRLASLRAQREQNRAVRMATARSLSDTGSKTA, via the coding sequence ATGGCTGATTTCGACGTCTCGATCCGCGCCAGGCTGAAGAACGATGTCAAGCGCGAGGGCAAGGAGCTTGAGCGCGACCTGAAGGGCATCAACCAAGCGATCAAGCAGCTCGATCGCGCCGGAGGTTCAAATAACCTTGGCGCCAGCGTCGAGAAGGCCGGTCGCGCTGCAAATCGCTCGACGCAGGCGGTTCGCAACCTCGATCGCGAGGCCCGCAAGCTCAACACCGTCAACACCAACGCAGCCGAGCGGGAGATCGATGCGCTCGGCAAGGCCAGCCAGCGCGCAAAACGGGATGTCGAGAGCCTGCACCGCAGCTCCCGCAATCTTAACCAGATCAGCGCCTCGAAGCTCGATGGCATCCAGCGCTCGACCGGCATCTTGAATGGGACGATGGGCCGGCTTGCCGGAAGCGCAGGCAGCGCCTTTGGCGCTTTGCTCGCTTTTGCCTCCGTCGACAACATCGTCCGGGGCATGGAGCGCCTCGGCGAGCAGGCCCGCAAGCTCGATCGCGAAGTGGCGTCGGTGGCTGTGACGGCCGAGATGCGCACGCCGGAGGCAATCGCACGCATCGGCAAGTCCAATGAGGGATTGTCGATCCGCTACGGCATCGACCAGTCCCAGGTGAACGACGCGCGCAAGGCTTACGCGGCCGCCGGCTTCGGCGTCGACCAGCAAGAAGCGATCCTCGATCCGAGCCTGAAGGCGGCAAAAGCTGGAGACAGCACCGGCGAGACGATCGCGGCGGCCATCGTCGCAGCTCAACAGGCGCTTGGCGTAAAGAACGCTGAGGTGCCTGCCGCGCTCGATATGATGGCGAAGGGTTCAAAGCTCGGCAGCTTCGAAGTCGATGCCATGGCCAAGAACTTTCCGGCGCTAGCGACTATGTACGGCGGGACCGGTCGCCAAGGCCTGCAGGGTTGGGCCGAGTTGATCGCCGCCGCCCAGATCGTGAGAATGGGCGCGGGCGACCAAACCACAGCCGCCACCAACCTCCAGAACATCATCAGCAAGCTTTCTTCGCCCGATACGGTGAAGAACTTCGATGAAAAGGGCGTCAGCCTCGAAAAGCTCAAGGCTAAGTCCATCAAGAATGGAACGCCTTATTTGATGGACCTGGTCGATAAAGTCATGAGCCTCTCCGGCGGCGATGAGTTCGTCATCGGCGAATTATTTGGCGACATGCAGGCCAAGGCGGCGCTCGCGCCGCTGATCAACAATCGCGAGAAGTACAATGAGTTCCTGAAGCAGATCATCGGTCAGAGCCAGGGCACCGTCGACGCGGACTACGATTTCCTCCGGAACAGGCCTCAAGAGAAGGCTGACCGGCGCGGCGCTGCTTTGACGGCCACCGGCGACAAGATTGGATCGGCCTACAACAGCGTCACCGATCCGCTGCGGGATGCAGCCGTCCGGGCCGTCAATCCCAATTACGCCGTGCAAGAAGATGACTACAGGAGATCTCAGCTTCGAAAGCTTGGACCTCTTGAACTTGGCAGACAGATCGGCACGGCGAAAGGCCAGCTTTCCGCCCTACCATCGGAAATGTTCGACGCGGTCGTACCGTCGCTTGCGCTGACGCGCGGCGCGACAAATCGCCGGCTGAAAGAATTGCAGGACTCGATGTCGGCGCTCGACGGCGGCTCCTCGCTGGAAGCGCGCGACGAACGAGCCGCTGCCGGTCCCAGTGGCTTGCAGCGGTTCCTTTTCGGCCGGGCGGTCGAGCCGGGCTTCAACGTGAAAGACCATCTCGGTATCGACTTACGGCCGCAAGCCGAAAGCTCAATGCAGGGCTACAACGAGGCCTTGAGCGCCGAGGGCGACAAGGCGATCGCCATCGCCCGCGACAAGGCAGCCGCGATCCGCGACAGCCTCAATTTCACGGCGACACCGACGATCGCGCCGACTTTCCTGCCGCCGGCCAGTGCTCCCGCCGCCACCTCCGCCCCGAAGGACAAGCAGTCGTCGTTGGTGCCCACTTCCGGCGGCACCGTGAAGGTGGCGCAATACTTCCCCGGCGGTAATCCGAGGCTCGCGAGCCTCAGGGCACAGCGCGAGCAGAACCGGGCAGTGCGCATGGCAACTGCCCGATCGCTCTCCGACACAGGATCGAAAACCGCATGA
- a CDS encoding phage tail protein, with product MSVFSPTGALISIGGAILYTVGGLNPQRLAFSSEARFPAHPIPAGIAYQATGLGEQSLSIEARTFPHVMGGLDAYAVLEAHHKSQSAVPVIRLKGNFMGLVSGLYVIQSLETDEEKLHPFDGVGRIVDVNIGLLKMPDSFGSSGGIISGFGALL from the coding sequence ATGAGCGTCTTCAGTCCCACCGGTGCATTGATCTCGATCGGCGGCGCCATTCTCTACACCGTCGGCGGTCTCAATCCGCAGCGCCTTGCCTTTTCCAGCGAGGCGCGGTTTCCGGCGCATCCGATCCCGGCCGGCATAGCCTATCAGGCGACAGGCCTCGGCGAGCAGAGCCTGTCGATCGAGGCGCGGACCTTCCCGCATGTCATGGGTGGCCTCGATGCCTATGCCGTCCTCGAAGCGCATCACAAGAGCCAAAGCGCCGTGCCGGTCATTCGGCTGAAGGGAAACTTCATGGGGCTGGTGTCTGGCCTTTACGTCATCCAGTCGCTGGAGACGGACGAGGAGAAGCTTCACCCGTTCGACGGCGTCGGACGCATCGTCGACGTCAATATCGGCCTTCTGAAAATGCCGGATAGCTTCGGCAGCTCCGGCGGCATCATCTCCGGCTTTGGAGCGCTTCTATGA
- a CDS encoding tail protein X: MTSYTVAYGGERLDRIAAKTLQTEQLGAVEALLDANRELGDFAAGIIPTGTIIVIPQGFSGKAVAKRTLAWE, from the coding sequence ATGACGTCCTACACCGTGGCCTATGGCGGCGAGCGCCTTGACCGCATTGCGGCGAAGACGCTGCAGACCGAGCAGCTCGGCGCCGTCGAGGCGCTGCTCGATGCCAATCGCGAGCTGGGCGACTTTGCCGCCGGCATTATTCCTACCGGAACGATCATCGTCATTCCTCAAGGCTTCAGCGGCAAGGCCGTCGCCAAGCGCACCCTGGCGTGGGAATAA
- a CDS encoding phage late control D family protein: MPRRPIVQVIGQSGTDLVPGWGAALVAVQFTDNDGAEADELTITFSVSPPFPESPAEGTRYRLLYGWAWGALRDGGRFIYQSDSLGGDPESGYSMTITARASDFIDADKEADSEHFEETTAGEIFETIAARSGKTAAVHPEIAKIKIPYRLRYNQSATGFANELAEELGGTLKFAGGKMLVPTRNSGRTASGATMPTIIVSFAPSHSFELSTEGRSKYAEVGSAYFDPLEGIQKLFEAASIGSASRFLSLHPARSKDEAEYAGKAQAAEQARDSVTGSVECDGDIDAMAGAPVKLVGFGASRDAADLVAASIQHSFTFDDGGGWIMSIELANRKTSKD; encoded by the coding sequence ATGCCGAGGAGACCTATCGTCCAGGTGATCGGCCAGAGCGGCACGGATCTCGTGCCGGGCTGGGGAGCAGCCCTAGTCGCCGTCCAGTTCACGGACAATGATGGCGCCGAGGCCGACGAACTGACCATCACATTTTCCGTCTCGCCGCCCTTTCCGGAAAGCCCGGCCGAAGGCACGCGGTACCGGCTTCTCTATGGCTGGGCCTGGGGTGCGCTGCGTGACGGTGGTCGCTTCATCTATCAGTCCGACAGCCTCGGCGGCGATCCCGAGAGCGGCTATTCCATGACGATCACGGCGCGCGCCAGCGACTTCATCGACGCCGACAAGGAGGCCGACAGTGAGCATTTCGAAGAAACGACGGCCGGTGAAATCTTCGAGACGATCGCCGCCCGATCGGGAAAGACGGCCGCTGTCCACCCCGAAATCGCGAAGATCAAAATCCCATATCGGCTACGCTACAATCAGTCGGCCACCGGTTTTGCCAACGAGCTGGCTGAGGAGCTGGGCGGCACGCTGAAGTTCGCCGGTGGCAAGATGCTGGTGCCGACGCGGAACTCCGGCCGGACGGCGAGTGGCGCCACTATGCCGACGATCATCGTTTCCTTTGCGCCCTCGCACAGCTTCGAGCTTTCGACTGAAGGCCGCAGCAAATATGCCGAGGTCGGCAGCGCCTATTTCGACCCTCTGGAAGGCATTCAAAAGCTCTTTGAAGCCGCCTCGATCGGCAGCGCCTCGCGCTTCCTGTCGCTCCATCCCGCACGAAGCAAGGACGAGGCCGAGTATGCCGGCAAGGCGCAGGCGGCCGAGCAGGCCCGTGACAGCGTCACCGGCAGCGTCGAATGCGACGGTGATATCGATGCCATGGCGGGAGCACCTGTCAAGCTGGTGGGCTTCGGCGCCAGCCGCGATGCGGCAGATCTGGTGGCGGCCTCCATCCAGCACAGCTTCACCTTCGACGACGGCGGCGGCTGGATCATGTCGATCGAGCTGGCGAATAGGAAGACGAGCAAGGATTAG
- a CDS encoding DNA adenine methylase — protein sequence MVNIEEWRDVPNTQPPAAWIGGKRSLAPRLVKMIAAVPHVLYAEPFVGMGGVFFRRTGVPRGEVINDRNGDVVNLFRILQRHYPQFMDTLKFQITSRREFERLKGCDPATLTDLERAARFIYLQKLAFGGKVAGQNFGVDTTGRARFNLTRLAPLLEDVHERLAGVVIENLDWLAFIDRYDRPGTLFYLDPPYFGSEGDYGKMLFSQDQFQVMAERLGRIKGSFILSINDVPQIRDAFSRFRFAEAELTYSIAGGEGTPARELIITGQ from the coding sequence ATGGTGAATATCGAAGAGTGGCGGGATGTCCCCAACACCCAGCCTCCAGCCGCGTGGATCGGCGGCAAGCGCTCCCTTGCCCCGCGCCTGGTCAAGATGATCGCAGCGGTGCCGCATGTCCTCTACGCCGAACCGTTCGTGGGTATGGGCGGGGTATTCTTCAGACGAACCGGCGTGCCGCGCGGTGAGGTGATCAACGATCGCAACGGCGACGTGGTGAACCTATTCCGGATCCTTCAGCGGCACTATCCGCAGTTCATGGACACCCTCAAATTCCAGATCACCAGCCGCCGAGAATTCGAGCGCCTCAAAGGCTGTGACCCCGCCACGCTCACCGATCTCGAACGTGCCGCTCGCTTCATCTATCTGCAGAAACTCGCTTTTGGCGGAAAGGTCGCGGGGCAAAATTTCGGCGTCGATACGACCGGCCGGGCACGCTTCAATCTGACCAGGCTTGCGCCGCTCCTGGAAGACGTTCACGAGCGTCTCGCCGGCGTCGTCATCGAGAACCTGGACTGGCTTGCCTTCATCGATCGCTATGATCGGCCGGGCACGCTGTTCTACCTCGATCCGCCCTACTTCGGCAGCGAAGGCGACTATGGAAAGATGCTTTTCAGCCAGGATCAATTTCAAGTCATGGCCGAGCGGCTGGGCCGCATTAAAGGCAGCTTCATTCTGTCGATCAATGACGTCCCGCAGATCCGCGATGCCTTCAGCCGTTTTCGCTTTGCAGAAGCGGAATTGACATATTCCATCGCTGGTGGAGAAGGCACGCCAGCAAGGGAACTGATAATAACGGGGCAGTAA
- a CDS encoding class I SAM-dependent methyltransferase, with the protein MGIFEKLNLFGATAKRRNDRSIRKTLQAWERRDYSEQSPQFIKERMLQKHGIAGAQWVETGTYLGTTTQFLSERFPSVHSIEPEPALYQQASEKFAGRNVRIHKGTSEEILPGLLPKLTGDINFWLDGHYSDGITYRGEQDCPVVDELESISANMSNFRSVAILIDDVRCFLPENWETYHYPDISRLIDWAKQREFYWRIEHDIFIMKNHV; encoded by the coding sequence GTGGGCATATTCGAAAAGTTGAATCTATTTGGAGCGACGGCAAAGAGACGCAACGACCGGTCAATTCGTAAGACCTTGCAAGCCTGGGAGAGGCGGGACTATTCGGAGCAGTCGCCCCAGTTTATCAAGGAACGAATGCTTCAGAAGCACGGAATAGCCGGCGCTCAATGGGTTGAGACCGGTACGTATCTGGGCACGACCACACAGTTTCTGTCCGAGCGCTTTCCCTCGGTGCATTCCATCGAACCTGAGCCGGCGCTTTACCAGCAGGCGTCTGAAAAGTTTGCTGGCCGGAATGTCCGGATACATAAAGGCACAAGCGAAGAAATTCTGCCGGGACTGCTGCCGAAGCTCACAGGAGATATAAATTTCTGGCTCGATGGGCACTACTCGGATGGCATCACTTACCGCGGTGAGCAAGATTGCCCGGTGGTAGATGAGCTCGAATCGATCTCTGCCAACATGAGTAATTTTCGATCAGTTGCCATCCTGATTGATGACGTCCGGTGCTTCCTCCCTGAGAATTGGGAAACCTATCATTACCCCGACATTTCCCGGTTGATTGACTGGGCGAAGCAGAGGGAATTCTATTGGAGAATAGAGCACGATATTTTCATTATGAAGAATCACGTCTGA
- a CDS encoding toll/interleukin-1 receptor domain-containing protein — MAHDPDPALTDKQPFSTPRPYDVALSFAGEDRAEVEKFAQILKKRDVKVFYDNFERSTLWGKDLYQHLQQIYRDQAEYCIIFVSKRYLQKSWTKHELQQAQARSFSSSREYILPIRLDDSDLPGLNPTIGYIDFRTVSLLDIADLLLEKMGRQEPPASRENTESGVDPELVEYNGHLVAKGWPERIEQAQHLSISLVTTPFERIRYGSERRVKNENGRKFRLPPICHDCGVLIGQFHVPGCDMEECQSCGGQAISCDCKHDDITRDQLERWLDDEPYK, encoded by the coding sequence TTGGCACACGATCCAGATCCGGCATTGACTGACAAACAACCATTTTCCACGCCACGGCCTTACGATGTCGCCTTATCATTCGCTGGCGAAGATCGCGCTGAGGTCGAGAAATTTGCTCAAATATTGAAGAAACGCGATGTCAAAGTCTTTTACGACAATTTCGAGAGATCTACGCTTTGGGGAAAAGATTTATATCAGCATCTGCAACAGATATACCGCGATCAAGCGGAATACTGCATAATTTTCGTCTCTAAACGTTATCTTCAAAAATCGTGGACGAAGCACGAGCTTCAACAGGCACAAGCCCGTTCATTCTCTAGTAGTCGAGAATACATTTTGCCTATTCGGTTGGATGATTCTGATCTTCCCGGCCTCAACCCGACCATCGGTTACATCGATTTTCGCACCGTATCGTTGCTGGATATCGCCGATCTCCTCTTGGAGAAGATGGGCCGACAGGAGCCTCCTGCCTCCCGCGAAAACACTGAAAGCGGTGTTGATCCTGAGCTTGTCGAATATAATGGCCACCTCGTTGCGAAGGGCTGGCCGGAGCGCATTGAACAGGCGCAGCACTTATCAATATCCTTAGTGACTACGCCCTTTGAGCGGATTCGATACGGTTCAGAACGACGCGTGAAAAACGAAAATGGGAGGAAGTTCAGGCTTCCTCCAATCTGTCACGACTGTGGCGTCCTCATAGGTCAGTTCCATGTCCCAGGTTGCGACATGGAGGAATGCCAATCGTGCGGCGGCCAGGCGATCTCTTGCGATTGCAAGCATGATGATATCACCAGGGATCAGCTAGAAAGGTGGTTGGACGATGAACCCTATAAGTGA